Part of the Streptomyces sp. f51 genome is shown below.
CGCTCCCCGCACGGTCTGGCTCCTGTGCGCGCCGTCCATCGAGGACGTGCTGCCCACCATCCGCTCCCGCTGCCGACTGCTCACGCTGCGCACCCCTCCGGTGGAGGCCGTCGCCGACATCCTGATCCGCCGTGACGGCATCGAGCCCGAGGTCGCCGCGGCCGCCGCGCGCGCGACGCAGGGCCACATCGGGCGCGCCCGCCGTCTCGCGACGGACCCGAGCGCCCGTCAGCGCCGCGCCGCCGTCCTCAAGCTCCCGCTGCGGATCGACGACGTCGGCGGCTGCCTCAAGGCGGCCCAGGAGCTGATCGACACGGCTGCGGAGGACGCGAAGCAGCTCGCCGAGGAAGTCGACGTCAAGGAGACCGAGGACCTGAAGGCGGCGCTCGGAGCGGCCCAGGGCGGCCGGATGCCCCGGGGCACGGCGGGTGTCATGAAGGAGCTGGAGGACCGGCAGAAGCGCCGAAGAACGCGTACGCAGCGCGACAGCCTGGATCTGGCCCTGATCGACCTCACCGGCTTCTACCGCGATGTCCTCGCCCTTCAGCTCGGCTCCCGCCTGGCCATCGCCAACGCGGAGGCCGGGGACACCCTGGAGCGGCTGGCCCGCGGCGGTTCGCCGGAGTCGACCCTGCGCCGTATCGACGCGATCGCCGCGTGCCGCGAGGCGCTCGACCGCAACGTCGCTCCGCTGCTCGCGGTGGAGGCGATGACGATGGCGCTCCGCGCGGGCTGATCCGCCGATCCCGGTTCGTGACCGCGACCCGGCGGTGACTGGTCGCCCGGTTGACCAGGTCACTCGTACGAGCCGCTTCCGCGACTGAAGGTGATCGGGACATCGCGCAAGGTTAGGCTCGCGAAATGCACATGAGGCGCACCACACGGCCGATCCGACCCCTCCGTGCGAGCGGCGTGCTGCTGGCCGCCGCGGCGCTGCTCATCTCCGCCTGCTCCTCCTCGGGGAGTTCCACGACGAAGGCCGCGACGACCGAGGCGGTGCTCACCGCGCTGCCACGCGCCACCCCGTCGGCGCTGGCGCCGTACTACGAGCAGAAGCTGAACTGGCGCAGCTGCGGTGTCCCCGGCTTCGAGTGCGCCACGATGAAGGCCCCGCTCGACTACGACAAGCCCGGCTCGGGCGACGTCAGGCTGGCGGTCTCGCGCAAGAAGGCCACGGGACCCGGCAAGCGGCTCGGTTCGCTGCTCGTCAATCCGGGAGGGCCGGGCGGTTCGGCGGTCGGTTACCTCCAGTCGTACGCGGGAATCGGCTATCCGGCGGACGTCCGTGCCCGCTACGACATGGTCGCGGTCGACCCGCGAGGGGTGGCCCGCAGCGAGCCGGTCGAGTGCCTCAACGGTCGCGCGATGGACGCGTTCACGCAGACGGACACCACGCCGGACAACGGCCGGGAGACGGATCAGCTCGTCGCGGCGTACAAGAAGTTCGCCGAGGGCTGCGGCGCGCACTCGCCCGAGCTGCTCCGGCACGTCTCCACGGTCGAGGCGGCCCGTGACATGGACATCCTGCGGGCGGTGCTGGGAGACCGGAAGCTGACGTACGTGGGGGCGTCGTACGGGACGTTCCTGGGGGCGACGTACGCGGGGCTGTACCCGGACCGGGTGGGCCGGCTGGTGCTGGACGGCGCCCTCGACCCGTCCCTGAACGCGCGCAAGCTCAACGAGGAGCAGACGGCCGGGTTCGAGACGGCGTTCCAGTCCTTCGCGAAGGACTGTGTGCGGCACAGCGACTGCCCGCTGGGCGACGCGGGCACGAGCCCGGACGAGGTGGGCCGGAATCTGAAGGCGTTCTTCCAGCAGCTGGACAAGCAGCCGATCCCGACGGGGGACCCGGACGGCCGCAAGCTGGGAGAGGCGCTCGCGACGACCGGGGTCATCGCGGCGATGTACGACGAGACGGCGTGGCCGCAGCTGCGGGACGCACTCACCTCCGCGATGAAGAAGAACGACGGGGCGGGCCTGCTCGCCCTCTCCGACAGCTACTACGAGCGGGACGCCGACGGCCGGTACGCGAACCTGATGTCCGCCAACGCCGCCGTGAACTGCCTCGACCTGCCTCCCGCCTTCTCCGGCCCCGACCAGGTGGAGCAGTCGCTCCCGGCCTTCGAGAAGGCGTCCCCCGTCTTCGGCGAGGGCCTGGCCTGGGCCTCGCTGAACTGTGCGTACTGGCCCGTCAGGAACACCGGCGAGCCCCACCGCATCGAGGCGAAGGGAGCGGCGCCGATCCTGGTCGTGGGCACGACCCGGGACCCGGCGACCCCGTACCCCTGGGCGCAGTCCCTGGCCTCCCAGCTCTCCTCCGGCACCCTCCTGACGTACGTCGGCGACGGCCACACCGCCTACGGGCGCGGCAGCAGCTGCATCGACTCCGCGATCAACGGCTACCTCCTCCAGGGCATGCCTCCGGAGAAGGGAAAGCGCTGCTCATAGCCGTCCCGGGCAGCCGCGGAGCCCCCGCACCGGGCGGTGTGCGGAGCACCCCGGGAAACTGTGTAGACTTACCGACGTTGCTGATCGCACCATAGGTGTGGACAGCGCGCCGCCTTAGCTCAGATGGCCAGAGCAACGCACTCGTAATGCGTAGGTCTCGGGTTCGAATCCCGAAGGCGGCTCTGTGGAAGCCTCAGGACTCACTCGCCGTGACCTGGGGCTTTTGCTTTTTTCGAGCGCGACGGCGTCCTTACACGCGACCGCCCCGACCCCGCCCCCCCGTCAGTGGCCGCTCGGGTCGTGGGCCGAGACCGGGATCGTCTCCTTGTGGAAGAAGGACGGGCGGAAGGCGTTGTACGCGAGCATCAGGACGGCTCCGAGGAGGAGGGCGCCGATGCCGGTGACGAAGACGCCGCCGAGCTGCCAGTGCGGCGGGAACGGCAGGGTCCACGACGTGCTGCCGTAGTCGGCGGCGGCGTACACGATGCAGGCGTTGACGAAGAAGTAGAACAGCATCAGACCGCCCAGGCCCGGCATGATCCCGCGCGTCCACAGGTCGCGCGGGCTGCGCGTGAGGACCTTGCGGTAATACCAGACGCAGGCGAAGCCCGTGAGCCCGTAGTAGAAGGCGATCATCAGGCCGACGGAGCCGATGGAGTCGGCCAGGACGTTCTCGCTGACCCGGGTCAGGATGACGTAGAAGACGGCCGAGGCCAGCCCCATGCCCACGGTGGACCAGGTCGGGGTCAGGAACCGGGGGTGGATACGGGCGAAGCGCTGCGGGATGGCCTTGAACGCCGCCATGGACAGGGTCGTACGGGCCGTCGGGAGGATCGTCGTCTGGGTGGAGGCCGCCGCCGAGGTGAGGACCATGACGATCAGGAGCTTGGTGGCGACCGTGCCCCAGCCCCCGCTGCCGAAGACCTCGGCACCGAGACTGGAGAGGACGTCTCCGGAGTTGTCCGGGTTGCCCAGGCCGATGCCCTTGTCGCCGACGCCCGCGAAGGCCTGCGCGGACGTGGTGACCAGGACGTAGACGAGCAGCAGGATGACCGTCGAGATGACGGCCGCGCGGCCGGGCGTGCGGTCGCGGTCGACGGTCTCCTCATTCACGGACACCGCCGTGTCCCAGCCCCAGTAGATGAACACACCGGCGAGGATGCTCTTGGTCAGGTCGTCGAACGAGTTGATCTCGAAGGGGTTGAACCACGACCACGAGATCTCCGACGACGAGCCCGGTGCCGACCCTCCGTACACCTTGACCAGCGCGGTGATCGCCAGCAGGAACAGCACCACGATCTCGATGGTGAGCAGCGCCTTCTGGAGGTTCGCGGACAGCTCGATGCCGATGTAGCAGATCAGCGTCATCAGGGCGATCCACACGACGCCGACGAAGGTGACCCAGAAGGTGTTCTGCGCCAGTCCGTCCGCGCCGATGAGCTGGAAGCCGTACGCGCCGGCGATCTGGGCCAGATTGGCCATCACGATGATGTCGGCCGCGACGATGCCCCAGCCGCCCAGCCAGCCGGTACGGGGGCCGAAGGCCCGGGACGCCCAGGTGAACGTGGTGCCGCAGTCGGGGTCGGCCCGGTTCAGTTCCTTGTAGCCGTAGGCGATGAGGAACATCGGGACGAACGCGAGGATGACCACGATCGGTGACTGGAAGCCCACGATCCCGACGATGACGCCGAGGGTCGCCGCGAGGCTGTAGGCGGGAGCCGTCGAGGCCAGCCCGATCACCGTGCTGGAGAACAGGCCCAGGGCGCCGCCCTTGAGACCCTTGTCCGTGGCGCCGGGGCCCAACGGGGGCAGTGGCGCGGGCGGCGGTACGGATGGTGAGCTCATGGCGCCCTCCGGAACCTGGTGGCGCCCGCCGGGGTGGACCGGGCGCACGCTGTCCCCGGCCCGGAAGCCTGGGCATCCTGCGGATCACCGGGGGACGCCCGGGGAGCCGGGCCGCTCCCACCAGCATGAACCCGCTCGCCGACAACCGGTAGTCGAGCCGCGCCCCGCGCGGCCGTCAGGTGTACGAGGGCCGGCCGGGCCGGGCGGTGTCATCCTGCGGGGATGACGGGATCCAGCACGGCGGGCGGCGGGTACTCCGGTACTCCGCTGGCCCGGAAGATCGGCATCAAGGCGGGGCACCGGGTACGGCTGGTCCACGGGCCGCCGGACTGGGGGATTCCCGGGCTGCCCGAGGACTGCGAGATCGGCGAGGGCGGCCCGGAAGGAGCCGCCGTCACCGTCGCCTTCTTCCGCGAGCACGCGGAGCTGGCCGCGCGGGCGGCCGGGCTGGCCGCGGACCTGTCCGACGCGGCCATGCTGTGGATCGCCTGGCCCCGTCGCGCGGCCGGGCACCGCAGCGACATCACCGAGAACGATCTGCGGGACCTCTTCCTGCCCCTGGGCCTCGTCGACGTGAAGGTGGCCGCCCTGGGGGAGGACTGGTCGGGGCTGAAATTCGTCCGGCGCAAGGAGAACCGGAGCTCTTGATCACGGACGTATGACCGTAGATCAGGACGTACGTACGGCTGACGTACGCGTGTACCCGAGGGAGTACGTGAGGGGTCGTCCCGGTGAACGACTAGCATCGCGGCACAGTTGTCGGCCGGGATGGGGTGGGTGTCGTGTCACAGGCGGAGGAGGGGCCACGGATCGCCGTAGCCGTGGTGACCATGGGCAACCGGCCCGTCGAGGTCGACGCGCTGCTCACCTCCGTGGCCAAACAGGACGTGGCGCCGGCCCGCATCGTGATCATCGGCAACGGCTGTCCGCTGCCCGAGTTCGCCGAACGCCTCGGTCTGCCGGGCGAGGTGACCACGATCGAGGTGGAGGACAACCTCGGCTGCCCCGGTGGCCGGAATGTCGGCCTGAGCCGGCTGCGTGAGTTCGGGGACGTGGACGTGGTCGTCGAACTCGACGACGACGGGCTCCTCGTGGACGCCGACGTGCTGCGCAAGGTGCGGGATCTGTACGCGTCCCGGCCGCGGCTCGGCATCGTCGGCTTCCGCATCGCCGACGAGAACGGGGAGACCCAGCGCCGCCATGTGCCGAGGGTCGGGGCCAAGGACCCGATGCGCGGCGGACCGGTCACCGGCTTCCTCGGGGGCGGGCACGCGCTGTCCATGCCGATGCTCGCCGAGACGGGGGACTGGCCCGCCGAGTTCTTCTTCGCGCACGAGGAGACCGACCTCGCCTGGCGGGCGATCGACGGCGGCTGGACCGTGCTGTACGAGCCCGAACTGCTCCTCCAGCACCCGAAGACCTCGCCCGCCCGGCACGCCATCTACTACCGCGTGACCGCCCGCAACCGGGTCTGGCTCACCCGCCGCAGGCTGCCCCTCGCGCTGATTCCCGTGCACCTGGGCATCTGGATCGTGCTCACACTCCTGCGGACGCGTTCGGTCGGCGGGCTGCGGGCCTGGTTCGGCGGCTTCGCGGAGGGGCTGCGCAAGTCCGGCGGGGAGCGGCGCCCGATGCGGTGGCGGACGGTCTGGCGACTCACCCGCCTCGGCCGCCCGCCGGTCATCTGAACCAGGCGAGCGGGTCCTGAGCGCCGGTCCTGACCACTGGTCCGGGGGCCGGTCCGCCGCACGGTCCGCGGCTCGGTCCCGGTCGTCGTCGGTTCTTCGGCCGGTTCCGTCGGACGGTCCTGGTCTCCAGGTCACGGATCTTCGGCCGGTTCCGTCCGATCGGCTCGGCCGTCGGTCTTCGGCCGGTCCCGTCCAGCGGTCCCGTCCGCCGGTTCCGTCGGCCGTCCTCGGACGGGATTCCGCCACGGGAATCCCGTCCGAGGGCTCGGTTCATGGAGTTCGCGTGGGGATCTTGTACGGGATCGCGCACGGGATCGGCGACCGGATTCGGTCAGGGACCGGGTACGCGACGGGGTCAGGGACCGGGTGTGCGACGGGGTACGCGACCAGGTACGGGATGCAGACGGACGGAGGCCCCGGGTCGATCACCTCGACGACCGGGGCCTTCCACGTCCCCGGATCCGGCCACGGCGGCGACACTCCCCCGAGTTACGCGTAGTACGCGCGCACCGTCGGGCCAGATCCGATGGAATGATCACATCAGGCCACGCCAACGGATCGCTAACATGAGGCCAACGGTTCCCTCGGGAACGATCACTTGACCGGCGTGAACCCGTCCTGAGGGGCGTGAATCCGCCGTGGTGCGCGGCCGGCGCGGCCGGGCGGAAAGGCGTGGAGCGGCGTGATGCGGAACGAGCTGCGGTTCGGACTGCTGGGGCCGCCGGTCCTGTACGACGCCCATGGCGAGGTCGGCTCGATCGGCAGCCGCAAGACGCGTGCCCTGCTGGCCGCGCTGCTCCTCGAACCGGGCCGGGTCGTCTCGGTCGAGGTGCTCAAGGACGCGCTGTGGGGCGGGGCGCCGCCCGCCTCCGCCCATGCCTCCCTCCAGAACCACGTGACCCGGCTGCGCCGACTCCTCGACGATCCGGAACGCCTGCGCGCGGTACCGCCGGGGTACGTCCTGCGGGTCGGCGAGGGCGAGTTGGACGTCCGCGTCTTCGAGCGGCACGCCGCCCTCGCGCGCGACGCGCACGCCGAGCGCGACTGGGAGCGGGCGCTGCGTGAGTCCGCCGCCGCGCTCGCGCTGTGGCGGGGCGCCCCGCTCGGCGGCCTGCCGCCGGAGACCGGCGGACACGCCCTCGTCCAGCGTCTGGAGGAGGCCCGGCTGCTCGTTCTGGAGTGGGGGTACGAGGCGGAGCTGGGCCTCGACCCGACCGCCTCCCGGCTCGACCGGCTGGCGCCGGAGCTGGCGGCCCGTACGGCCGAGTATCCGCTCCGCGAGTCGTTCCACCGGCTTCTGATGCTCGTCCTGCACCGCGCAGGACGCCAGGCCGAGGCGCTCGCCGTCCACCGAGACCTGCGGGCCCGCCTGCTCGACGAACTCGGCGTCGAGCCGGGCCCCGCCGTGCGCAGGGCCCACCTGGAGATCCTGCGGGAGGACGACGGGACCCCGGGGGAGTTTCGTGCCGACGAGACGGCTTCTGGCGGGGGCGCCCCGGGCACCGGAGACGCGGGCTGGATCCCGGGTGAGGCGCCGGACCGCAGACGGGGCGGCGACCGACGCAGGCAGGCCCGGGACCGGAACAACGACGTTGACGGGACCCGGGCTTGGGGCCGGGGCGGCGCCTGGAACGACGGTCGGGAGGGCGCGAACGCCGGTGGGGACGGGAGTGCCCGCCGGGACGAGGGGGTCGGCGGGGGCGACGGTATCGGCCGGGGCGGGAACGGCGACGACGGCGACAGGCGCCGGCACGGCCGTGTTGACCGTGACAGGGTCGCGGCCCGGGACATCACCACCCCCGACCGGGCGGGCAAGGGTGGTCGCGACGGCAGCAGCAGCCGGGACGGAAACCTCGGTGACGACGGCGCTGCCGGCCGCGACAGCGGCATGGGGCGCGGCGGGGGCGCCGGTCGTCACGGGAACAGCGTTCGTGACGGCAGCGTCGGCCAGAACGGCCCCGCCGGCCGGAACAGCGACGGCGGCCAGGCCGGCCGCAGTGGCCGGGACGGGGCCTTCGACCGGGACGAGAACGCCGACCTCGACGCGGACGCCGACCTCGACGCGGACGCCGGTAGGGACGCGGACCGTGGTCGAAACGGGGATGCCCGGCAGGCCGGAGACCGTGGTCGGGACGGGGATGCCCGCCATGACGCGGACCGTGGCCGGGACGGGGATGCCCGCCATGACGCCGATCGTGGTCGGGACGGGGATGCCCGCCATGACGCCGACCGTGGCCGAGACCGGGATGCCCGGCAGGACGACGACCGTGGCCGGGGCGGGGATGCCGGTCGGGACGGAGGCGGCGGTCCGGTGCAGGCCGACGGTGGGGCCGTGGAGCCCGAGGTCGGTTCCGCCCGCGCCGAACGGGACACCGCCTCACCGCCCAGGCCCGCCCAACTCCCGCCACCCCCGGCACACTTCACCGGACGTGAGGACGTCCGCGACCGGCTGCTCCGGATCCTGAACCCGGAGCACTCCCTGCGCCTCACGCACCCACAGGACCTGACGCCCGCGGCGCACCCGGACGGCGCATCCGACAGCAGGGCCTCCGCGGACGCGCCCGCCGGCGCACCCGCCCGTCCCGCCACCGGCATGCCCCGGGTGGCGGTGATCAGCGGGATGGCCGGCGTCGGCAAGAGCGCGCTCGCACTCCATGTCGCCCACGGGCTGCGGGAACGATTCACCGACGGCCAGCTGTACGTGAACCTGCACGGCGCCACCCCCGGCATGACCCCGCTCACCGCCGGTCAGGCCCTCGCCGCGCTCCTGCGCGACCTGGGGGCCGAACCCCGGCGGATCCCCGAACACCCCGACGCGGCGGCGGCGTTGCTCCGGTCGATGCTCGCCCCCACCCGCACCCTCATGGTGCTGGACGACGCGGCGCACGCCGCCCAGGTGCGGCCGCTGCTGCCGGCCGGCCCCGGCTGCGCGGTGATCGTGACGAGCCGCTCGCCGCTCGCGACCCTCGACGGCGCCGACCGCTTTCCGCTCGCGCCGCTGACGGACGAGGACAGCGCGGCCCTGCTCCGCGCGATCTCCGGCCGCCGGGAGGGACTCGACGGAGGCCACCCCCTCGTCGAACTCACCGGCCGGCTGCCGCTGGCCCTCCGGGTCGTCGCGGCCCGTCTCGCCGCCCGCCGCGCCCTGACCCCCGACGTTCTCGCCGGTCAACTGGCCGCGACAGAAGGCCGGTTGCACCATCTGGAGTACGACGACCTGAGCGTGCGCCGTTCGCTCGCCGTCGCGCACGACGCGCTGCGGGCCTCCGAGCGGGAGGCCGATCAGGACGCGGCGCTCGCCCTGTGCCGTATCGGCGCGCTCGATCTGCCCGCCTACGGAGCCGCCCTCGTCGCCCGTCTCACCGGCACCGACGAGCGCCGCGCCGAGGCCGCGCTCGACCGCCTCGTCGACGTCGCCCTCCTGGAGGAGACCGCGTACGGGCGGTACGCGCCGCACGATCTCGTACGCGACTTCGCCCGGGAGATCGCGGGCGCAGCGGAGTGCGTCCTCGGGACCGGGGTGATGGGGGCCGGTGCGGGCGTTCCGGCCGCCGGAGCCGTTCCCGGAGCCGCTCCCGGAGCCGGTGGAGCCGCCGCCCTCGCCGGCGACGACGGTCGGATACCCGTGGCCGTCGCCGAGCGCGCCCTGCGTTGGTACGCCGGTGTCGCCGCCCGTTCCCTGGAGGCGCTCCTCGAACCCGGTCTCGACCGGGAGGACCGCAGTCGGCCGACCGCCTCGCAGCCGGCGGGGCACGCGGCGGACGTGGCGGCCACGCCCCCGTTCTGCTCCGCGCGGGAGGCCTTCGCCTGGGGCGACACGGAGCTGGCGAACGTGGTCGCGCTGGCCGAGCGGTACGCGCACACCTCCCCGTACTTCCCCCTGCTGGCCCGCCTGCTCAACCCGTACGTCCAACGAAGCGGCCGGGTGGCCGAGTTGGAGGTCCTCCAGCGGGCGGCGCTCGCGGCGGCGCGACTGCTCGGCGACGAGGCGGCCGAGGCGTACGCGCTCGGCGACCTCGGAGGACTGCACTTCATGACGGGCCGGGTGGGCGAGGCGCTGACCCTGAACGACGACGCGCTCGCGATCTGGCGCCGCCTCGGAGTGCGCTCCTGCCAGCGGCGGGCCCTGAACAACCGGGGCATGCTCCTCGAATCCCTCGGCCGTCACGCGGAGTCGGGAGAGGCGCTCCTCCAAAGTCTCCAGTTCTCGCGGGAGTTGGGCGACCCGCACATGGAGGCCATCACCTACAGCCACCTCGGCAACCTGTACGAGCACACCGACCCGAGGGCCGCCATCGACCACCACAAGCGCAGTCTCGCCATCGGCGACGCCGTGCAGGACGTGATCATCCGGCACTCCGCGCACTGCAACATCGGCTACGCCCATCTGACGCTCGGTGAACCGGCCGCCGCCGTACCCCACTTCGAGGAGAGCCTGCGCATTCTCGGCGGCCACGGCGACTGGCACGGCGAGTCGCAGACCAGGCTCGGTCTGGTGCGGGCCCTGCGCGGTGTCGGTCAGTGGGAGCGGGCCGTGCGTGAGTGCGATCTGCTGCGGTGCCGTGCCGACCGCCGCGCGGACGGCTACACCGGAGGCCTCGCCCGACACCAGGCGGGCCTGCTGCTGCGGGAACGCGGTGACATCGAAGCGGCCCGCCGGGAGTGGGCGTCCGCCCTGGAGGCCCTGGAGGACACGGACAGCCCGGTGACCGGCGAACTGCGCGAGCTGCTGGCACGATAGACGGTCCGATCGCGCGCGGGTCGCGAAGGCGGCCGACGCCCCGGCCCGCCCGGTGACGCCGGTCGACTCCTTTCGTGTCCGCTCATTTCGCGTCCGCGTAGCACCGGACGACCGCCGTCGTGAACGGAAATCTCACCGGTGTCTCCCCGAAGGTGAGCCGGCCGGCGAGTTCGGCCGCGTCACGGATGGCGGCCACCACGGTCTCCGCCTCCTCGGCGGGGCAGTGCACCATCACCTCGTCGTGCTGGAAGAAGACGAGCTCGGCGGCGAGGCCGGAGCAGGTGCGGCGCAGTGCCGCCAGCATGAGCAGGGCCCAGTCGGCGGCGCTGCCCTGGACGACGAAGTTGCGCGCGAACCGGCCGCGGGCGCGGGAGTCGGAGGACGCGTATCCCGGCACCCAGCCCTGGTCGCCGCCCGTGTCGACGGGCTCGTCCTGCGGCATGCCCGCCTCCTCCCCGGTGCCCGCGCCCGAACCGGCCGCCGGGGGACAGGTCCGCCCCAGCCAGGTCCGCACGAGGCGCCCTTCCTCGCCGGCCCGGGCCGCGTCGTCGACGTAGGCCACCGCCTTGGGGAAACGGCGGCGGAGCAGGGCGAGGTTCTTCAGCCCGTCGCCGGACGTCTGGCCGTAGACGGCGCCGAGCACGGCGATCTTGGCCTGGTCCCGGTCGCCGGAGAACGCCCGGTCCGACACCGATTGGTACAGGTCGCTCTCCCGGCCCGCGACCTCCATGAGGCCGGGGTCGCGGGAGATGGCCGCGAGCACGCGCGGCTCCATCTGGTCGGCGTCGGCCACGACCAGCCGCCAGCCGGCGTCGGCGACCACGGCACGCCGGATCACCTTGGGGATCTGGAGCGCGCCGCCGCCGTTCGTCACCCAGCGCCCGGTGACGGTCCCGCCCGGCAGGTACTCGGGCCGGAACCGCCCGTCGCGCACCCAGTCCTGGAGCCAGGACCAGCCGTGGGCGACCCAGATGCGGTACAGCTTCTTGTAGGCGAGCAGCGGCTTCACGGCGGGATGGTCGATCGACTCGATCTCCCACCGCCGGGTGGATTTGACCTTGATCCCGGCCTGCGCGAACGCCTTGACGACGTCGGCGGGCAGGTCGGGCCTGACCCGTCTTCCGAAGGCAGCGGACACCTCCTCGGTGAGCTCGGCCAGGCGCCGGGGCTCACCGCCTCCGGTGTACCGGTCGCCCAGCAGTTCGCGCAGCACGTCCCGGTGGACGTCCGCGCTCCACGGCAGCCCCGCCCGGTTCATCTCGGCGGCGACCAGCATCCCCGCGGACTCCGCGGCCGTCAGCAACCGCATCCGCTCCGGGTGCGCGGTGGCTTCGTGGCGGCGCTGCTGGTCGGCGTACACCGCGAGGAGGTCCGCCAGCGGCAGGCGCACGGGGCCGGGTTCGAAGAGGGAGGACTGCGAGCCGGGTTCGGCGGACCGCTGGGGCGGGTCCGGTGGTACGGGGCCGCCGCGCAGTCTCGCGAGCGCGGCGGCCGCCGACCGGGGCTCGCCGAGCCGCCCCTCGTGCCCGAGCAGCAGGGTCTCGGCGGCCTCCACGTCGTAACACCGCTCCACTCGCACCCCCGTGGCGAGCAGACGCGGATAGACGTCGGCCGTCGACCGCCATACCCACCGGCTCACGTGCGGCCGGGTCCGTACGGCTTCCGCGAGGTCCGCCTCCCGGCGGACCTCTCCCGCGGGCAGCCCGTCCGGGCCGAGGGCGGCGATCTCGGCGCCACCGTCCTCGGCCGGCGCGAGAGCCCAGCGCTCGGTCATGATTCCGAGTCTCGCAGGAGGGTCTGACAACGGCCGCGAGCACGCCGGGAGGAACCTGGGGAGGGTCCAGGGGCCGCGTGGTGGTCCCGGACCACCACGCGGCCCCGGGTGGTGGTCCCGTGATCGTGGGACCCGCACCACCGAGCCCCCTACTGGTCCGTCTGCTGTCCGGTCCCCGCGACGACCTCCAGCACGCGCGCGAGGTAGGCCTCCGTCGCGGTCTTGTCGATGCCGAGGCCGCTGAGAACGCCTTCGCCGTTCTCGAACTCCAGCAGGGCCAGCAGGATGTGCTCGGTGCCGACGTAGTTGTGGCCGAGACGCAGGGCCTCGCGGAAGGTGAGCTCCAGGACCTTCTTGGCCGCCGGTCCGTACGGGACCAGTTCGGGGACCTCGTCGGCGGCGGGCGGGAGTGCGGCGAGGGCCGTCTCCCGGACGGCGTCCAGGGTCACGCCCTGTGCGGTGATCGCCTTCGCGGCGAGCCCCTCCTCCTCGGACAGGAGGCCGAGGACGAGGTGCTCGGGCAGTCCCTCCGTGTTGCCCGCGGCCTTCGCGCTGTTGTGCGCGGCCATGACCGTGCTCCGGGCGCGGGGCGTGTAGCGGCCGAAGCCCTGGCTGGGGTCGAGGTCCGCCTCCGCCTTCGGCACGAACCGCTTCTGCGCCGCCTGCCGGGTGACGCCCATGCTCCTGCCGATGTCGGTCCAGGACGCTCCTGACCGGCGTGCCTGATCCACGAAGTGCCCGATCAGGTGGTCGGCCACGTCACCCAGGTGATCTGCCGCGATGACCGCGTCCTGGAGCTGGTCGAGCGCGTCGGTGTGCACTTTCTTGATGGCCTCGATGAGGTCGTCGAGGCGTACGGATGCCTTGCCCGGTGAGTTCGTCGTCATGTGTCAACGCTAGGTTGACAGTGGGCGACTGTCAACCCGACGTTGACACTTGATGTCGTGTGGATCCCGCGAGGCCGCAAGA
Proteins encoded:
- a CDS encoding Clp protease N-terminal domain-containing protein, with translation MTTNSPGKASVRLDDLIEAIKKVHTDALDQLQDAVIAADHLGDVADHLIGHFVDQARRSGASWTDIGRSMGVTRQAAQKRFVPKAEADLDPSQGFGRYTPRARSTVMAAHNSAKAAGNTEGLPEHLVLGLLSEEEGLAAKAITAQGVTLDAVRETALAALPPAADEVPELVPYGPAAKKVLELTFREALRLGHNYVGTEHILLALLEFENGEGVLSGLGIDKTATEAYLARVLEVVAGTGQQTDQ
- a CDS encoding bifunctional 3'-5' exonuclease/DNA polymerase; translated protein: MTERWALAPAEDGGAEIAALGPDGLPAGEVRREADLAEAVRTRPHVSRWVWRSTADVYPRLLATGVRVERCYDVEAAETLLLGHEGRLGEPRSAAAALARLRGGPVPPDPPQRSAEPGSQSSLFEPGPVRLPLADLLAVYADQQRRHEATAHPERMRLLTAAESAGMLVAAEMNRAGLPWSADVHRDVLRELLGDRYTGGGEPRRLAELTEEVSAAFGRRVRPDLPADVVKAFAQAGIKVKSTRRWEIESIDHPAVKPLLAYKKLYRIWVAHGWSWLQDWVRDGRFRPEYLPGGTVTGRWVTNGGGALQIPKVIRRAVVADAGWRLVVADADQMEPRVLAAISRDPGLMEVAGRESDLYQSVSDRAFSGDRDQAKIAVLGAVYGQTSGDGLKNLALLRRRFPKAVAYVDDAARAGEEGRLVRTWLGRTCPPAAGSGAGTGEEAGMPQDEPVDTGGDQGWVPGYASSDSRARGRFARNFVVQGSAADWALLMLAALRRTCSGLAAELVFFQHDEVMVHCPAEEAETVVAAIRDAAELAGRLTFGETPVRFPFTTAVVRCYADAK
- a CDS encoding BTAD domain-containing putative transcriptional regulator → MRNELRFGLLGPPVLYDAHGEVGSIGSRKTRALLAALLLEPGRVVSVEVLKDALWGGAPPASAHASLQNHVTRLRRLLDDPERLRAVPPGYVLRVGEGELDVRVFERHAALARDAHAERDWERALRESAAALALWRGAPLGGLPPETGGHALVQRLEEARLLVLEWGYEAELGLDPTASRLDRLAPELAARTAEYPLRESFHRLLMLVLHRAGRQAEALAVHRDLRARLLDELGVEPGPAVRRAHLEILREDDGTPGEFRADETASGGGAPGTGDAGWIPGEAPDRRRGGDRRRQARDRNNDVDGTRAWGRGGAWNDGREGANAGGDGSARRDEGVGGGDGIGRGGNGDDGDRRRHGRVDRDRVAARDITTPDRAGKGGRDGSSSRDGNLGDDGAAGRDSGMGRGGGAGRHGNSVRDGSVGQNGPAGRNSDGGQAGRSGRDGAFDRDENADLDADADLDADAGRDADRGRNGDARQAGDRGRDGDARHDADRGRDGDARHDADRGRDGDARHDADRGRDRDARQDDDRGRGGDAGRDGGGGPVQADGGAVEPEVGSARAERDTASPPRPAQLPPPPAHFTGREDVRDRLLRILNPEHSLRLTHPQDLTPAAHPDGASDSRASADAPAGAPARPATGMPRVAVISGMAGVGKSALALHVAHGLRERFTDGQLYVNLHGATPGMTPLTAGQALAALLRDLGAEPRRIPEHPDAAAALLRSMLAPTRTLMVLDDAAHAAQVRPLLPAGPGCAVIVTSRSPLATLDGADRFPLAPLTDEDSAALLRAISGRREGLDGGHPLVELTGRLPLALRVVAARLAARRALTPDVLAGQLAATEGRLHHLEYDDLSVRRSLAVAHDALRASEREADQDAALALCRIGALDLPAYGAALVARLTGTDERRAEAALDRLVDVALLEETAYGRYAPHDLVRDFAREIAGAAECVLGTGVMGAGAGVPAAGAVPGAAPGAGGAAALAGDDGRIPVAVAERALRWYAGVAARSLEALLEPGLDREDRSRPTASQPAGHAADVAATPPFCSAREAFAWGDTELANVVALAERYAHTSPYFPLLARLLNPYVQRSGRVAELEVLQRAALAAARLLGDEAAEAYALGDLGGLHFMTGRVGEALTLNDDALAIWRRLGVRSCQRRALNNRGMLLESLGRHAESGEALLQSLQFSRELGDPHMEAITYSHLGNLYEHTDPRAAIDHHKRSLAIGDAVQDVIIRHSAHCNIGYAHLTLGEPAAAVPHFEESLRILGGHGDWHGESQTRLGLVRALRGVGQWERAVRECDLLRCRADRRADGYTGGLARHQAGLLLRERGDIEAARREWASALEALEDTDSPVTGELRELLAR